The Heyndrickxia acidicola sequence ATGGCGGTAATGCCTATGTATAGAAAATATCTCAGTGGAAAATGATAATTCTCTTGAAAATATTTTATAATCATCGACAAAAATTCAAAGTACAGGAAAAACACCAGGGTTCGGTCAAGAATTTTATCATCCATTAGAATTCCCGTATAGAGGGATGCATGGATAAAAAAATATACTTCTTTCGCTAATGAAATACATAAGACAATGGCCAATAAGATTAATGCGGTATTTAATGCAATTTGCAGAATAAAAGGAATCTTAAAATTTGGCTTTTTTCTTCTTTTTCCTTCTTGTTGTTTCATAGCTGCCTCCTGGTCTTGAAAATAGCGGGGTTATGAAAGAGTTCGTTTGTTCATTCTCCTAACTTAATGATACTTCCCTCTTTTTAAAATTAAAAACCACTTTGCTGCTGAAGTTCCTT is a genomic window containing:
- the psiE gene encoding phosphate-starvation-inducible protein PsiE, whose protein sequence is MKQQEGKRRKKPNFKIPFILQIALNTALILLAIVLCISLAKEVYFFIHASLYTGILMDDKILDRTLVFFLYFEFLSMIIKYFQENYHFPLRYFLYIGITAMIRLIIVHHVDALNTFMFAGAILVLVISYSILSYISLKKDRH